GTCGGCGGGACCGCCACCGACGCCCGGACCGCGACCACCCGGGACGTCGAGTTCTCCGCCACCGGCAAGATCATCACCTTCCACGGCTTCCTCAAGGCCTATGTCGAGGGCCGCGACGACCCGGACGCCGAGCTGGACGACCGTGAGCGCCGGCTGCCGCCGGTCGCCGAGGGCGACGCCCTGGGCGCCGAGGAGATCAACCCCGACGGCCACGCCACCAAGCCCCCGGCCCGCTTCACCGAGGCGTCGCTGATCAAGGACCTGGAGGACCGCGAGATCGGCCGCCCCTCCACCTACGCCGCGATCATCGACACCATCGTCGCCCGCCGCTACGTCTTCAAGAAGGGCACGGCCCTGGTCCCGTCCTTCCTGGCGCTGGCCGTGGTCCGACTGCTGGAGGAGCACTTCGGCCGGCTGGTCGACTACGACTTCACCGCCAAGATGGAGAACGACCTCGACGGGATCGCCCGCGGCGAGGGCGCCTCGGTGCCCTGGCTGCGCCGGTTCTACTACGGCGAGGCCGCCCAGGGCGACGTCGGCCCCTCGGCCGCCGACGCCGGCAACGGCGACGGCGACCACCTCGGCGGACTCAAGGAACTGGTCACCGACCTCGGTGCGATCGACGCCCGGGAGATCAGCTCGTTCCCGCTGGGCGACAGCGGCATCGTGCTCCGCGTCGGGCGCTACGGCCCCTACGTGGAGAAGGGCGAGCAGCGCGCCGACGTCCCGGACGAGCTGGCGCCGGACGAGCTCACCGTCGAGCTGGCCGAGGAACTGCTGGCCAAGCCCAGCGGGGTGCGCGAGCTGGGCACCGACCCGGTCAGCGGCAACGAGATCGTCGCCAAGGACGGCCGCTACGGCCCGTACTTCACCGAGGTCCTGCCCGAGGGCACGCCGAAGACCGGCAAGAACGCGGTCAAGCCGCGCACCCAGTCGCTGCTCAGCACGATGAGCCTGGACACGGTCACCCTTGAGGACGCGCTCAAGGTCTTCGGCCTGCCGAGGATCGTCGGCGCCGACCCGGAGGGCGTGGAGATCAGCGCCCAGAACGGCCGCTACGGCCCGTACCTCAAGAAGGGCACCGACTCGCGCTCCCTGGAGAACGAGGAGCAGATGTTCACGGTGACCCTGGAGGAGGCGCTCGCGATCTACGCCACCCCCAAGGCCCGCGGCCGGGCCGCGGCCAAGCCGCCGCTGAAGGAACTGGGCACCGACCCGGTCAGCGAGCGTCCGGTCGTGGTGAAGGACGGCCGCTTCGGGGCGTATGTGACGGATGGTGAGACCAACGCCACACTTCGCCGCGAGGACAGCGTCGAGGAGATCACCCCGGAGCGCGGCTACGAGCTGCTGGCGGAGAAGCGCGCCAAGGGGCCGGTGAAGAAGACCGCGAAGAAGGCCCCGGCCAAGAAGGCGACGGCGAAGAAGGCCCCGGCCAAGAAGGCGGCGACGGCCAAGAAGGCCCCGGCGAAGAAGGCGGCAGCCACCAAGGCGACCGCCGACGGGGCGGCCGCGACCGGCTCCGCGGCGGCCAAGGCCGCTGTGAAGAAGGCCACGGTCAAGAAGACCGCGGCCAAGACCGTGGCGGCGGAGGCAGGCACCGCCAAGAAGGCCGCGACGGTGCAGGCCTCGGCCGCCGAGTAGCCGTCGAGTAGCCACCGGCCAACGCTCGTTGCCGCTCCGGCGCCGCTCCGGTCCCGCACTCCCGGGACCGGAGCGGCGCCGTCCTCCGTCACCGTCGCCGAGCCGCTCCGGTCTGTCACGGGCCTGTCCTGAACCCTCGTCCGCCGGTTCAACGACCCCTACGATGACGGCCCCTCCGGTTAGGCTGGCCGCATGACGAGTGCGGAACTACCCGGATCCGACCGCCCCCAGCCTGCCGCCCGAGCCGAGACCGAGCGCGCGCGGGCCGTCCTGCGTGTCCGCCCGTACCGGCGGATGTGGCGGACGCAGCTGCTGGACGGTATCGGCGACCGGCTGGGGCTGCTGGTCCTGCTGATGCTCACCTGGACCGCAGCCGGAGAGAACGGCGTGTTCGGCGACACCGACCGGGGACTGCTGCTGGCCGTCGCCGCGGTCTTCGGCGTCCGGCTGGTCGGCACGGTCCTCTTCGGCGCCGCCCTGCTCGGGCCGGTCGCCCAGCTGACCCACCGGCTCGACCGCCGCTGGACCCTCCTCGGCGCGGACGCGCTGCGGGTCGTGCTGCTCGCACTCGCTCCCTTCTGGGCGGACTGGACCTCGTCCCAGGCCACGATCTGGCTGCTCGTCAGCGTCTTCCTGGCCGCCGTCGCCGAGCGGTTCGCCGTCGTCGTCCGTGAGTCCACCGGACCGCAGCTGCTGCCGGCCGCC
The Streptacidiphilus albus JL83 genome window above contains:
- the topA gene encoding type I DNA topoisomerase — its product is MSPTSETAREGRRLVIVESPAKAKTIKGYLGPGYVVEASVGHIRDLPGTAAEVPDGYTGEVRRLGIDVEHDFEPVYVVNADKKAQVAKLKSLLKDADELFLATDEDREGEAIAWHLQEVLRPKVPVHRMVFHEITKDAIQAAVNNPRELNKRLVDAQETRRILDRLYGYEVSPVLWKKVMPKLSAGRVQSVATRLVVERERERMAFRSASYWDLTAVFSSATATEGDPGTFGARLSSVDGRRVAAGRDFDSLGRLKAGSAQVLHLDEEAARALAAGLAGADFRVRSVESKPYRRSPYAPFRTTTMQQEAGRKLGFGAKRAMDVAQKLYENGFITYMRTDSTTLSETAVNAARAQVEQLYGREYLPDAPRVYTGKVKNAQEAHEAIRPSGDRFRTPAETGLRGDEFRLYELIWMRTVASQMKDAVGQSVTVKVGGTATDARTATTRDVEFSATGKIITFHGFLKAYVEGRDDPDAELDDRERRLPPVAEGDALGAEEINPDGHATKPPARFTEASLIKDLEDREIGRPSTYAAIIDTIVARRYVFKKGTALVPSFLALAVVRLLEEHFGRLVDYDFTAKMENDLDGIARGEGASVPWLRRFYYGEAAQGDVGPSAADAGNGDGDHLGGLKELVTDLGAIDAREISSFPLGDSGIVLRVGRYGPYVEKGEQRADVPDELAPDELTVELAEELLAKPSGVRELGTDPVSGNEIVAKDGRYGPYFTEVLPEGTPKTGKNAVKPRTQSLLSTMSLDTVTLEDALKVFGLPRIVGADPEGVEISAQNGRYGPYLKKGTDSRSLENEEQMFTVTLEEALAIYATPKARGRAAAKPPLKELGTDPVSERPVVVKDGRFGAYVTDGETNATLRREDSVEEITPERGYELLAEKRAKGPVKKTAKKAPAKKATAKKAPAKKAATAKKAPAKKAAATKATADGAAATGSAAAKAAVKKATVKKTAAKTVAAEAGTAKKAATVQASAAE